From the Pedobacter cryoconitis genome, one window contains:
- a CDS encoding LURP-one-related/scramblase family protein encodes MSKTDFFNGHDYFIDEKVHFFKFANVYNIFNETGENIGAVKQTLSFGQKVLTLLIGKPALPFKLEIVNNDDELQATISRGWKFFMSKIVVSDPDGNELASIQQKFKLFKPTFRILDTSGQLIAEIKGDWKAWSFQIKDNNEAEIGTISKKWAGAMREIFTKADKYNVHIDPNYTQSKHKVAILSAAITIDMVLKNQK; translated from the coding sequence ATGAGTAAGACAGATTTCTTTAACGGTCACGATTATTTTATTGATGAAAAAGTACATTTTTTCAAGTTCGCGAACGTTTATAATATATTCAATGAAACTGGTGAAAATATTGGTGCGGTCAAACAGACCTTATCATTTGGACAAAAAGTCCTGACACTTTTAATCGGTAAACCTGCTTTACCATTTAAGCTGGAAATTGTAAACAATGATGATGAATTACAGGCTACTATTTCCAGAGGCTGGAAATTTTTCATGTCAAAAATTGTAGTCAGTGATCCCGATGGAAATGAACTGGCTTCTATTCAGCAGAAGTTTAAATTATTTAAGCCAACTTTCAGAATTTTAGATACTTCAGGTCAATTAATCGCTGAGATTAAAGGAGATTGGAAAGCCTGGTCATTCCAGATCAAAGACAACAATGAAGCTGAAATAGGTACGATCAGTAAAAAATGGGCTGGTGCAATGCGGGAGATTTTCACGAAGGCTGATAAATATAACGTACATATTGATCCCAATTATACGCAAAGCAAACATAAAGTTGCTATTTTATCAGCAGCGATTACTATTGATATGGTATTAAAAAATCAAAAATAG
- a CDS encoding YccF domain-containing protein: protein MNFLCNIIWIIFGGIFIFFEYIIGGLLLCLTIIGIPFGLQCFKFAIVGLAPFGVKITDTSSNTGCLSTVMNIIWFFCGGVWIALTHLFFGILLCITIVGIPFGRQHFKLMNLAFSPFGKSIS, encoded by the coding sequence ATGAACTTTTTATGCAATATAATATGGATTATTTTTGGTGGAATATTTATTTTCTTTGAATATATAATAGGAGGGCTGCTTCTTTGTCTTACCATCATAGGAATCCCGTTCGGACTTCAATGTTTTAAATTTGCCATAGTCGGACTGGCACCGTTTGGCGTTAAGATCACGGATACTTCATCAAACACGGGCTGCCTGTCAACTGTTATGAATATTATCTGGTTCTTTTGCGGTGGTGTGTGGATTGCACTGACACACTTATTTTTTGGAATACTTTTATGCATCACTATTGTAGGTATCCCATTCGGAAGACAACATTTCAAATTGATGAACCTGGCATTTTCACCATTCGGAAAATCTATCAGTTAA
- a CDS encoding sensor histidine kinase codes for MFKCFVFLSLLSISLFSANHIFAQTHEINRLESGLPLVKDSLKYVDVLNRIAMLSHMDYRDSCKFYARKAKAIAIRLNYSKGIADASNCEAIANVSVNNYLSAKYFNEALRIYKSINDQENVCQVLMNIGLLMDVDKDEKAALRYIYQAYDKSKSLKHDSIRSLIISNIMSVDQNLSQKKLAQLLQEGRAIAEKYKDERLLLFYEGARGMQLYNAGEKQKGIAIQTKILHKADSLGLQNTKVEAYIGLGDTFLDSENAEIGLDYYKKGLDTSRKYGYPELYLLFAERLYNFYKSHNQKDSAYYYMSLLLDKRDIISKVTNKSGYNYMNFALNENENKQLKLKENSSLKIIALLGCLFALSVALLFLIYRSLRIKRQYGEVQHELHETALKQNTELQQTNHFNTMLISVIAHDIRQPFSTIVMLSSVFNTDVDLLTEQEKLEIMAELSETSQKSLSFMDGLLEWIKSQKSGFKYQPSRLLLNELIAEANSFFKIAQAKKNIQLVMDIPVQTAVLAHQHMLLFIIRNVLNNATRYSPAEGIIHISSYSKDQQIVIAIKDQGPGMSQDKVDQLFKSNASDWENTNDQGAGLALSISYEMALMMGIKIYATSKIGDGTTFYISRIQKDLA; via the coding sequence ATGTTTAAATGTTTTGTTTTCCTCTCTCTGCTTAGTATTTCCTTATTTAGCGCTAATCACATATTTGCTCAGACCCATGAAATTAACAGGCTTGAATCGGGTCTTCCGTTAGTCAAAGACAGTCTGAAATATGTAGATGTACTAAACCGGATAGCGATGTTATCTCATATGGATTATCGTGACTCCTGTAAGTTTTATGCACGGAAAGCTAAAGCGATTGCTATCAGGCTTAATTATAGTAAGGGGATAGCGGACGCTTCGAACTGCGAAGCTATAGCTAATGTTTCAGTCAACAATTACCTCTCCGCAAAATATTTCAATGAGGCGCTCAGGATTTATAAATCAATTAATGATCAGGAAAATGTATGCCAGGTGCTCATGAATATTGGTTTACTGATGGATGTAGATAAAGATGAAAAAGCAGCCTTAAGGTATATTTACCAGGCTTATGACAAGAGTAAATCACTGAAACACGATTCGATCCGTTCACTGATCATCAGCAATATTATGTCTGTAGATCAGAATCTTAGCCAGAAAAAACTGGCTCAGTTACTTCAGGAGGGCCGGGCAATAGCCGAAAAATACAAAGACGAAAGATTACTCTTGTTTTATGAAGGGGCACGGGGAATGCAGCTTTATAATGCTGGAGAAAAACAAAAAGGAATAGCTATACAGACTAAAATACTGCACAAAGCAGATAGTTTAGGACTTCAAAATACAAAGGTAGAAGCCTATATTGGTTTAGGTGATACTTTTCTTGACTCTGAGAATGCGGAGATCGGTCTTGATTATTATAAAAAAGGATTAGATACTTCCAGAAAATATGGCTATCCGGAACTTTATTTGTTATTCGCAGAACGGCTGTATAATTTTTACAAATCGCATAACCAGAAGGACAGCGCTTACTATTATATGTCGCTTTTACTTGATAAACGTGACATCATTAGTAAAGTGACCAATAAGTCCGGATATAACTACATGAACTTTGCATTGAACGAGAATGAGAATAAACAACTCAAACTGAAAGAAAATTCAAGTCTTAAGATAATTGCTCTGCTGGGTTGCTTGTTTGCCTTAAGTGTGGCTTTGTTGTTTTTGATTTACCGCTCCTTAAGGATTAAAAGACAATATGGAGAAGTACAGCATGAATTACATGAAACCGCATTAAAGCAAAATACAGAACTTCAGCAAACCAACCATTTTAATACGATGCTGATTTCTGTCATTGCCCACGACATCAGACAACCTTTCAGCACGATCGTTATGCTTTCCAGCGTCTTCAATACTGATGTTGATTTGTTAACTGAACAGGAGAAACTGGAGATCATGGCAGAATTGAGTGAAACTTCACAAAAAAGCCTTTCTTTTATGGACGGGTTGCTGGAATGGATTAAATCTCAGAAAAGTGGCTTCAAATATCAGCCTTCAAGGCTTTTGCTTAACGAGTTGATTGCTGAAGCAAATTCTTTCTTTAAAATAGCCCAGGCTAAAAAGAATATCCAGCTGGTTATGGATATTCCAGTGCAAACTGCAGTACTTGCTCATCAGCATATGTTACTTTTTATCATTCGGAATGTGCTGAACAATGCGACCAGATATTCTCCGGCAGAAGGAATTATTCACATCTCCAGTTATTCAAAAGATCAGCAGATCGTAATTGCCATCAAGGATCAGGGGCCGGGAATGAGTCAGGATAAGGTAGACCAGCTTTTCAAATCAAATGCAAGTGACTGGGAAAATACAAACGATCAGGGAGCTGGCCTTGCGCTAAGTATTTCTTATGAAATGGCGTTGATGATGGGTATAAAAATATATGCTACAAGTAAAATAGGAGATGGAACTACTTTTTATATCTCCAGAATACAAAAAGATTTAGCGTAA
- a CDS encoding helix-turn-helix transcriptional regulator, whose protein sequence is MNNNDTNRLSRLTAILTQLQTKRIMTAPELAKKFAVSIRTIYRDIKALEQSGVPVLTEDGKGYTLMEGYRVPPVMFTEKQANALILAEQLVLKNKDASFVKDYVEAIEKIKAVLGHKVKDKANLLAERTRFNQNINSEKNSNNLSDLQFALTNYSVVKIGYLNEANQDSERLIEPFALLSTTENWLLVAWCRLRNDFRYFRLDRIKRLEILDEKFSPHKMTLQEYFDKYY, encoded by the coding sequence ATGAACAACAACGACACTAATCGCCTTTCCCGACTGACCGCAATTTTGACCCAGCTTCAAACAAAACGAATAATGACCGCACCAGAGCTGGCTAAAAAGTTTGCTGTAAGTATCAGGACTATTTACAGGGATATCAAGGCATTGGAGCAGTCAGGCGTACCCGTTTTGACAGAAGACGGTAAAGGTTATACTTTGATGGAGGGCTATAGAGTTCCACCGGTCATGTTTACCGAAAAACAGGCCAACGCATTAATTCTTGCCGAACAGTTAGTATTAAAGAATAAAGATGCCTCATTTGTTAAAGATTATGTTGAAGCTATTGAAAAGATTAAAGCAGTATTAGGACATAAAGTAAAAGACAAAGCCAATCTGCTTGCAGAACGTACCCGATTTAATCAAAATATTAACAGTGAAAAAAACAGCAATAATCTTTCTGATCTGCAATTTGCCCTTACAAATTATTCGGTGGTAAAAATCGGATATCTCAACGAAGCTAATCAGGATAGTGAAAGATTGATAGAGCCTTTTGCTTTACTCAGTACCACAGAGAATTGGTTATTAGTTGCCTGGTGCCGGTTACGCAATGACTTTAGATACTTCCGGTTAGATAGAATTAAAAGGCTGGAAATACTCGACGAAAAATTTAGCCCCCATAAAATGACCCTGCAAGAATATTTTGATAAATATTATTAA
- a CDS encoding RidA family protein: MEKRTIDPWKWGERTNSVQAVEIKQPEGTLYCSGQVAIDANGIPSNGSMREQFIQTTENLEQLITESGYECGGIVRLNIFTTSTTEFFSNCIDLYQEWITKHGIKQATTLIEVKGLFATLTVEMEATVVK, encoded by the coding sequence ATGGAAAAGCGAACAATTGATCCCTGGAAATGGGGCGAAAGAACTAACTCTGTACAAGCAGTAGAAATCAAACAACCTGAAGGTACGCTTTATTGTTCCGGACAGGTGGCCATAGATGCTAATGGGATACCAAGCAATGGTAGCATGAGAGAACAATTTATCCAAACCACTGAAAATCTGGAGCAATTAATCACAGAATCGGGTTATGAATGCGGGGGTATCGTGAGATTGAATATTTTTACCACCTCGACAACAGAATTTTTCAGCAACTGCATTGACCTGTACCAGGAGTGGATTACTAAGCACGGTATTAAACAGGCGACTACCTTAATTGAAGTGAAAGGTCTTTTTGCAACCTTAACAGTTGAAATGGAGGCAACTGTAGTGAAATAA
- a CDS encoding winged helix-turn-helix transcriptional regulator, which produces MVDEENKEKPYICTIKNQEEIKYAQDALYVLSGKWRMPIIIALYNGLRRYRDIARNIPGITFTMLSRDLQLMELNKLVIRIEDPDFPKTVEYMLTDYCKSLYPIVENLIDWGKQHRQVIRMVNPTEIGI; this is translated from the coding sequence ATGGTAGATGAAGAAAATAAAGAGAAACCGTATATCTGTACGATTAAAAACCAGGAAGAAATCAAGTATGCCCAGGATGCACTTTATGTATTAAGTGGCAAATGGCGTATGCCTATTATCATAGCTTTATACAATGGTTTACGTCGTTATCGTGACATCGCACGAAATATACCGGGTATAACATTTACTATGCTCTCCAGGGATTTGCAATTGATGGAACTCAACAAATTGGTCATAAGAATTGAAGATCCTGATTTTCCGAAAACTGTAGAATATATGCTGACGGATTATTGCAAGTCTTTATACCCTATTGTGGAAAATTTAATAGATTGGGGAAAGCAACATCGACAAGTTATCAGAATGGTTAATCCGACAGAAATAGGAATATAA
- a CDS encoding AraC family transcriptional regulator: protein MRKQSKSIPVNTMTDNFDAGIAIEKVSFKSLPTLDNATSKELEIANQSHREDRHSFFLLEEGTVHLEIDFQKYEINQSSFIYLHPDQVHRIIALENVTVSSWAMDNESLNPEYLEVLEAITPVKPLVLNEETFFLISEAVSMAVQFSKRKSDKLYHSLLKDSCNALVALVLSQYLAQTKPTDKFSRFEIVTKDFRGLLEGNYTTLKRPAQYAQKLHLSTPYLNECVKKTTGYSVSHHIHQRIILEAKRLLYHSDKSVNEIAIELGYDDYPYFSRLFANVTGMTALTFRNKNFD, encoded by the coding sequence ATGCGCAAACAAAGTAAATCCATCCCTGTAAATACGATGACTGATAATTTTGACGCAGGCATTGCTATTGAAAAGGTGTCTTTTAAAAGTTTGCCCACTTTAGATAACGCAACTTCAAAAGAGCTTGAAATTGCAAATCAATCACATCGGGAAGACAGGCATTCCTTTTTCTTACTTGAAGAGGGAACAGTTCACCTGGAAATTGATTTTCAAAAGTACGAAATTAACCAGTCGTCTTTCATCTACCTTCACCCCGATCAGGTACATCGTATCATCGCATTAGAAAATGTGACCGTTAGCAGCTGGGCAATGGACAATGAAAGCCTGAATCCTGAATATCTGGAAGTACTGGAAGCCATTACACCCGTAAAACCATTAGTGCTGAATGAAGAAACGTTTTTCCTTATTTCAGAAGCAGTATCAATGGCTGTTCAATTTTCTAAACGGAAAAGCGACAAACTATATCATTCATTATTAAAAGATAGTTGTAACGCACTGGTCGCGCTGGTGCTCTCACAATATTTAGCACAAACTAAACCGACAGACAAATTTTCACGGTTTGAAATTGTTACCAAAGACTTCAGGGGCTTATTGGAAGGTAATTATACTACGCTTAAACGCCCGGCTCAATATGCCCAAAAACTACACCTATCTACACCTTACCTAAACGAATGTGTCAAAAAGACAACAGGTTATTCCGTTTCACATCATATACATCAACGTATAATTTTAGAGGCAAAACGTTTGCTTTATCATTCTGATAAATCTGTAAATGAAATTGCTATAGAATTGGGTTATGATGATTACCCCTATTTTTCAAGGCTGTTTGCCAATGTTACAGGGATGACTGCATTGACCTTCCGTAACAAAAACTTCGATTAG
- a CDS encoding ATP-binding protein: MIENTFGMDIIPDNDSERLLALKRYRIMDSPSEASFDNIARLCTQIFNVPISLISLVDAERVFFKANAGMGKAKEANRGKSLCALAVLNPEPTIFEDALKEPCLIANPNVAGDFGLRFYAGAPLITHDGFLIGTLCIIDQQPRTFSKQEEIILKGLASAVMDQLELRLSALEEIGKQQMINDELMQHREEMQSINEELTVINEELNESREHLQLLNGNLKKSEHRFRELIEQAPVAISIYSGPELIIEQANAFMLNMLGRTAEIIGKPILTARPELIAHPYLKVIRNVLESGKDHIGLGVKAPVLDQGIVKEKYFDVTYKALKDELGNVTGVIVVGTDVSEKIASRLRETEMNEELAVINEELTASNEDLISSQDYLIEVNGHLNRSESRFRGILQQATAGIMVCNGREMIIESVNDTMLGIISKPADIVQKRFADAIPELEGQPFLKLLDDVYTTGITHVFNETKAIVNRNGQLVEGYFNITYQAIKDDKEVITGILIVATDVTRQVDSKKEVQKAEDMLRFSVEAAKIGTFVINQTTRVMVASPRLKEIFGYYPEEEMPYDAAVVQISEEHRERVLAAVEAAFVKGEDYFIEYSLTGFHDQQLRWVRAVGKLNQYTADGEIYFSGAIIDITEQKQDEQRKNDFISMVSHELKTPLTSLKGYLQILEQRAKKAQESTSILMHDKANSQIKKMITMINGFLNVSRLDSGKIHIEKKNFDITSLFKEADEEARSTIFSHQVIFTEAESVILNADRDKVGQVIHNFVSNAVKYSPEGSQVLVSNKIKNGELLVEVKDQGRGIKPQDKDKLFDRFYRVVNDDIISGFGIGLYLCAEIIARHQGKIGVESEFGAGSTFWFSLPIYAVIA, from the coding sequence ATGATTGAAAATACTTTCGGAATGGATATTATTCCGGATAATGATTCCGAAAGGCTCTTAGCACTTAAACGATACAGGATTATGGATAGCCCTTCTGAGGCTTCCTTTGACAATATTGCACGTTTATGTACACAAATATTTAATGTTCCAATTTCTTTGATATCATTGGTTGATGCTGAAAGGGTGTTCTTCAAGGCTAATGCAGGCATGGGGAAAGCTAAAGAGGCAAACCGGGGCAAGAGCCTTTGTGCACTGGCTGTTTTGAATCCGGAGCCAACAATATTTGAAGATGCTTTAAAAGAACCATGTCTGATTGCAAATCCGAATGTTGCAGGAGACTTTGGCTTAAGATTTTATGCAGGCGCACCACTGATTACACATGATGGCTTTTTGATTGGAACCTTATGTATCATTGATCAACAACCCCGTACATTTTCTAAACAGGAAGAAATAATCTTAAAAGGACTTGCTTCAGCTGTTATGGATCAGCTGGAATTGAGGTTGTCGGCACTAGAAGAAATTGGTAAACAACAAATGATTAATGACGAATTGATGCAACATCGTGAAGAGATGCAAAGTATCAATGAAGAACTCACCGTAATCAACGAAGAACTGAATGAATCCAGAGAACATTTGCAGCTGCTGAACGGGAACCTGAAAAAGAGTGAGCATCGTTTTCGTGAACTTATTGAACAGGCTCCGGTAGCGATTTCTATTTATAGCGGGCCTGAATTGATTATTGAACAGGCTAATGCTTTTATGCTTAATATGCTGGGCAGGACTGCTGAAATTATTGGAAAGCCTATATTAACCGCAAGACCGGAACTGATTGCTCACCCCTACCTTAAAGTAATCAGGAATGTTTTGGAATCAGGGAAAGATCATATAGGATTGGGAGTTAAAGCACCTGTACTCGACCAGGGCATAGTGAAAGAGAAATATTTTGATGTTACTTATAAAGCGCTCAAAGATGAATTGGGCAATGTAACCGGGGTAATCGTTGTAGGCACTGATGTCAGTGAAAAGATAGCGAGCCGGTTGCGGGAAACAGAAATGAATGAAGAATTGGCGGTAATCAATGAAGAACTAACAGCTTCAAACGAAGATCTGATTAGTTCTCAGGATTATCTGATAGAAGTAAATGGGCACCTGAATAGAAGTGAATCCAGGTTCCGTGGAATATTACAGCAGGCAACTGCGGGTATTATGGTTTGTAACGGCAGAGAAATGATTATTGAATCCGTAAATGATACCATGCTTGGTATCATCAGTAAACCGGCAGATATAGTTCAAAAGCGTTTTGCTGATGCTATACCGGAATTAGAAGGACAACCTTTTTTAAAGCTGCTTGATGATGTATATACCACTGGAATAACCCATGTTTTTAATGAAACCAAGGCTATTGTAAATCGGAATGGTCAGCTTGTGGAGGGATATTTTAATATAACTTATCAGGCCATTAAGGATGATAAGGAAGTTATTACCGGAATTCTGATTGTAGCAACTGATGTAACCCGGCAGGTAGATTCAAAAAAAGAAGTGCAAAAAGCAGAAGATATGCTTCGCTTTTCTGTAGAAGCGGCTAAAATTGGCACTTTTGTAATCAATCAGACTACCCGTGTCATGGTAGCCTCTCCCCGCTTAAAAGAGATCTTTGGCTATTATCCTGAGGAAGAAATGCCTTATGATGCTGCTGTAGTACAGATTTCAGAAGAGCACCGGGAACGCGTACTCGCAGCTGTCGAAGCTGCATTTGTTAAGGGAGAAGATTATTTTATAGAATATTCATTAACTGGATTTCATGATCAGCAGTTACGCTGGGTAAGAGCAGTTGGAAAACTCAATCAATATACAGCAGATGGGGAAATCTACTTTTCCGGAGCGATCATAGATATTACCGAGCAAAAGCAAGATGAGCAGCGTAAAAATGATTTTATTTCGATGGTAAGTCATGAACTTAAAACGCCGCTGACCTCTCTGAAAGGCTATTTGCAGATTTTAGAGCAAAGAGCTAAAAAAGCACAGGAAAGTACTTCAATACTGATGCATGATAAAGCAAATAGCCAGATTAAAAAAATGATTACAATGATCAACGGCTTTTTGAACGTTTCCCGTTTAGATTCTGGTAAAATTCATATAGAGAAAAAGAATTTTGATATCACCTCTCTTTTTAAGGAGGCAGATGAAGAAGCACGTTCTACCATATTCAGTCATCAGGTGATTTTCACTGAAGCTGAATCAGTAATTTTAAATGCTGACCGGGATAAAGTAGGTCAGGTCATCCATAACTTTGTGAGTAATGCCGTAAAATATTCACCCGAAGGAAGTCAGGTTCTGGTTAGTAATAAAATTAAAAATGGCGAGTTATTAGTTGAAGTTAAAGATCAGGGAAGAGGAATTAAGCCACAAGATAAGGATAAACTGTTCGATCGCTTTTACAGGGTTGTCAATGATGATATTATTTCGGGTTTTGGTATTGGCCTTTATCTATGTGCCGAAATTATAGCAAGACATCAGGGAAAAATCGGGGTAGAAAGTGAATTTGGGGCAGGTAGTACTTTTTGGTTTAGCTTACCTATATATGCGGTTATAGCATAA
- a CDS encoding YdeI/OmpD-associated family protein, with protein sequence METNDMIPADLQKLFDQKETAYKNFQSFSASSKRIILEWILKAKKTETREKRIVHTVELAERNIKANH encoded by the coding sequence ATGGAAACTAACGATATGATACCGGCAGATTTGCAAAAACTGTTTGATCAAAAAGAAACGGCTTATAAAAATTTTCAGTCATTTTCGGCTTCCTCTAAAAGGATCATCCTGGAATGGATACTGAAAGCAAAAAAGACGGAAACAAGAGAAAAAAGAATAGTACATACCGTTGAGCTTGCAGAAAGAAACATAAAAGCTAATCATTAA
- a CDS encoding FAD-dependent monooxygenase, giving the protein METLKEKKVLISGASFAGLSTAYWMNKSGYKVTVVEIANELRKGGTPVNIRENTVDIVKRMGIFEPIKANRLNMEVMEFKNSNDITEGSIPMKQEVEELTDDEFEIERDILLDILFDAVKNEVEFIFNNSITALKETKDGLQVTLKNGPQHEFDLVIGCDGLHSAVRRIWFGHEDEYLHSLGQYFSITIVNKLLIRQNTGQMYNVPYKAVMLNAYNNKTDIVLCFSSEKEIPYDYRDEAQQRKIILEQFAGQGWRIAELLEEVKHTETFYFDKLCQIKMLSWTKGRVALVGDAGYCASPAAGMGGSLAIDGAGALADAMQKHNGNFELAFQDYNTNFRPFIEEVQANAIKFGLEMLVLKTDEAIRKRNAQQKPF; this is encoded by the coding sequence ATGGAAACATTAAAAGAAAAAAAGGTACTCATTTCGGGTGCAAGTTTTGCCGGACTCTCCACCGCATATTGGATGAACAAATCAGGTTACAAAGTTACTGTAGTTGAAATTGCAAATGAACTTCGCAAAGGAGGTACGCCTGTGAATATTCGCGAAAATACAGTAGACATTGTTAAGCGTATGGGGATTTTTGAGCCAATTAAAGCTAACAGATTGAACATGGAGGTTATGGAATTTAAAAACTCCAATGATATTACTGAAGGTTCAATACCTATGAAACAAGAGGTTGAAGAACTCACTGACGATGAATTTGAAATTGAGCGGGATATCTTACTGGATATTCTATTTGATGCCGTAAAAAATGAGGTAGAATTTATTTTCAATAATAGTATTACAGCACTAAAAGAAACAAAAGATGGTCTACAAGTTACGCTTAAAAACGGGCCGCAACATGAATTTGACCTGGTCATTGGCTGTGACGGTTTACATTCCGCTGTAAGGCGGATTTGGTTTGGTCATGAAGATGAATACTTACATTCTCTTGGACAGTATTTTTCTATAACAATCGTAAATAAACTGTTGATCAGACAAAATACAGGACAAATGTACAATGTGCCCTATAAAGCAGTTATGCTTAATGCCTACAACAATAAAACTGATATTGTGCTCTGCTTCTCTTCAGAAAAAGAAATTCCTTACGATTATCGTGATGAAGCGCAACAAAGAAAAATCATTTTAGAACAATTTGCCGGGCAAGGCTGGAGAATCGCAGAATTACTGGAAGAAGTAAAGCATACAGAAACTTTTTACTTCGATAAATTATGTCAGATAAAAATGCTCTCGTGGACTAAAGGAAGAGTGGCATTGGTAGGTGATGCAGGCTATTGTGCTTCGCCAGCTGCTGGGATGGGTGGATCGTTGGCAATTGATGGAGCTGGCGCATTAGCTGATGCTATGCAGAAACACAACGGGAATTTTGAATTGGCATTTCAGGATTACAATACTAATTTTCGTCCTTTTATTGAAGAAGTTCAAGCCAATGCTATAAAATTTGGATTAGAGATGCTTGTACTGAAAACCGATGAAGCTATCCGCAAAAGAAATGCTCAGCAAAAGCCTTTTTAG
- a CDS encoding enoyl-CoA hydratase/isomerase family protein, with amino-acid sequence MTQISTVKFKENEYQMLHFNIKDGVANITLDNAPVNALSGKLIIELKQVLNNLSTDKNVKVIIFDSINPDFFIAHVDINILEEQAILEELGKAAPQGLNIFQAVGEMLREQPQITIVKLKGIARGGGAEFVAAADMSFASLEKGKLSQCEALMGIIPGGGATQYLSSKMTRGRALEVILGADLFDATTAERYGWINRAIPDAEIDTFVDRLAQNIANLPDGVIETTKKVLSPIRNVQGFQLENDGWAALVFNPETARIMKGAIQNGAQTVEGELKLEGILRALNK; translated from the coding sequence ATGACGCAGATTAGTACAGTAAAATTTAAAGAGAATGAATATCAAATGTTACATTTCAACATCAAGGACGGTGTAGCAAATATAACCTTAGACAATGCCCCCGTAAATGCATTGAGTGGCAAGCTGATAATAGAATTAAAACAGGTACTCAATAATTTATCTACTGATAAGAACGTTAAAGTGATCATATTCGACAGTATAAATCCTGATTTTTTCATCGCTCATGTAGATATTAATATTTTGGAAGAACAGGCTATACTAGAAGAATTAGGCAAAGCTGCACCACAAGGGCTAAACATCTTCCAGGCAGTTGGCGAAATGCTCAGAGAACAACCTCAAATAACAATTGTAAAATTGAAAGGTATAGCACGTGGTGGTGGCGCCGAATTTGTTGCAGCTGCTGATATGAGTTTTGCCTCTTTGGAAAAAGGAAAATTGTCTCAATGTGAAGCGCTGATGGGTATTATTCCCGGAGGTGGGGCTACACAATACCTTTCTTCGAAAATGACCCGTGGCCGTGCTTTAGAAGTTATTTTAGGTGCCGATTTATTCGACGCTACTACTGCCGAACGTTATGGCTGGATTAATCGTGCCATACCGGATGCGGAAATAGACACATTTGTAGATCGCCTGGCTCAAAATATTGCAAACTTACCTGACGGTGTAATAGAAACAACAAAAAAAGTATTGTCACCGATCAGAAACGTACAAGGTTTTCAATTGGAAAATGATGGTTGGGCTGCGTTGGTGTTTAATCCGGAAACAGCACGAATCATGAAAGGAGCCATTCAAAATGGGGCACAGACAGTAGAGGGTGAATTAAAGCTCGAAGGGATTCTTAGAGCTTTGAATAAATAA